Genomic DNA from Hordeum vulgare subsp. vulgare chromosome 2H, MorexV3_pseudomolecules_assembly, whole genome shotgun sequence:
GTGCTGGAAGAACCGGTCCTGGCACATGCTACAGGCTCTTCACAGAATCAGCTTACCAGAATGAGATGCTCCCTAACCCGGTGCCAGAGATTCAAAGGACTAACCTGGGAAACGTGGTTCTCTTGCTGAAATCTCTCAAAGTTGAAAACTTGCTTGATTTTGACTTCATGGACCCACCCCCCCAGGAGAATATCCTCAACTCCATGTACCAGCTATGGGTGTTGGGCGCCTTGAACAATGTTGGTGGACTTACAGAAATAGGTTGGAAGATGGTAGAGTTCCCACTGGACCCGACTCTAGCAAAGATGCTTCTCATGGGGGAGAAGCTAGACTGCCTTGATGAAGTATTGACCATTGTATCCATGCTCTCAGTACCCtcagttttcttccgcccaaaagATCGAGCAGAGGAGAGCGATGCCGCAAGGGAAAAATTCTTTGTCCCAGAGTCTGACCACCTAACACTCCTGAATGTATACCTGCAATGGAAGTCAAATCAATATCGAGGAGACTGGTGCAATGACCATTTCCTCCATGTTAAGGGTCTCCGTAAAGCTCGGGAAGTGAGGTCTCAACTGCTAGACATACTGAAAGCCCTGAAGATCCCACTGACATCATGCCATATGGAATGGGACGTGGTGAGGAAGGCTATCTGCTCGGCATACTTCCATAACTCGGCAAGGTTGAAGGGCATAGGAGAGTATGTCAACTGCCGGAATGGGATGCCGTGCCACCTGCACCCCAGCAGTGCTCTCTATGGTCTCGGGTACACCCCTGACTATGTGGTGTACCATGAGCTTGTCCTGACAACCAAGGAGTATATGCAGTGTGTGAGCGCAGTGGATCCGCAATGGCTGGCAGAGCTGGGTCCTATGTTCTTCTCTGTGAAAGACACGGACACCTCCCTGCTGGACCACAAGAAgaggcagaaggaggagaagacggcCATGGAAGAGGAGATGGAGAAGCTGAGGCAGGAACAGGCGGAGGCAGCCCTcatggagaaggagagggagcgaCGGAAGAGAgccaagcagcagcagcagatctcTATGCCGGGTCTGAAGAAAGGCTCGACATATCTGAGGCCCAAGAAGATGGGTTTGTAGATAACAAAGCTCGAACAAGCTTTTGCAGTGTATTGTGTTTTTTGTAGGCCGAGGGAAACCTGTACAATAGCTATATGTTGGTGATCCAGTCACGCCTGAAGGAATGTAGTAGTTCAAGCCTGCACTCTGCAGCATGTACAACACACATGAATGTAACATTTACAGAACTTGAGAGACGAAACGGCACTGTCAACCACTTTGTCACGATGGCAAAGCATTCTTCTTGGTACCTGTTTGTATGTACACTTGTTAAATTTTAATTCTTGGTTCTTGACTGACTTGTAGCTCAAATTTAGATTGAGTGACATGAAGTCCACCATCTTATTAGCCGGTTCTGAAGTGAACAATTCCCTAGCAAAAAACACACGCAAAAAGAAACCGTGTGGCTGCTGGGATTCGAGCCCAGGTCTCCACGGCCACAACGTGGAATTCTCACCACTAAACTACAGCCACATTATTGTACGAAATAGCCTGAAAGCTTTTATAAATATTGATGGACCTCAGACTGGCCCCCCTCGCTCGATGAGCTTTTCTTCTGGTGGGCCCCGCCTGCTCCATTCTCCACTTTCCCGTCTCCGCCTCCGCCCAAGCCCCAGCCCCCAGGGAAAGGGAAGGGAAAGGAGGTGCCCTAACACCGTCCAACAGTCTAACAGCCTCCGGAGGCGGAGGCTAGCGGTGTGTCACCTACCGCCCCTCGCCGGCGAGCAGGTACTCTGCGATTCCTCGTCATTCTCAACATCCCTATCGGGCTGGGCTGGAGGGAGCCCTCGTTCTTAGATCCATCGATGCCACTTGCACTTCTCCGTAATCTCATTCTCGTGTGTCCGTGGTAAGACGGCTTTGTGAATCGTGACTGGAACGCTATGCAGAAAAGCAGGCAGTATAGGTTTAATGCATTGTGCAGTTGTTCCATGCATGCGTGTTCCTCGGTGGCAACTGATTGCGCCGCCTGACTCAGCATTTGCCAAATTGCGGGTTTGCCTTGTGCTTTGTTCGAATCATTCAGTGCGTGGTGCTGATAACAAGAGCACCGTCTGGGTTTGGTCGGTTCCGTTGACTTGACTGATTCTTCTTGAGTCTTCTCATGGTAGACGCATGGACTGTTCTGCATTCTGTTGGTGCATTGCACAAGACCTCATTTAGATGGTTAAGTGCTTTTCCGCATACCACTGATGGAATACTTGGATCAGGTAACAAGCGGATGCGAAAAATTTCACGCAGGATATTATGGATATTTTCACGGCACTTATTTATTGTAAGGCTTTTCTAGGAAAAAGTATACTCCCTCTGGTCATGTTTTACTTGTCACACAAATTGATAAAAATGGATGTacctaaaactaaaatacatctacatACATCCATTCCTATAACaaatattttcggacggaggaggTATTTGACAATACAGAATCAGTCTGCTTATTGTTTGCCATGTTGTGCCCATTTGCTGGATCTGCCGTGAGAACATTTGAAAATTCATTGCTATCGCCTCATTAAAAACTGGGTCTACCTAGGGGGCGGGTGATAACGTATACACACCAGCAAAGGTTCCATTTTCCGTTTCTCCTTTAGTCCATGTGCTTAAACTTTTATATAGCTTGAAATAGATTGTAATTGGGTCACTTATCAGGTTTCATCGGGATCAAGCCCCACACCCCAAGCTACCACCCTGAAGAACAATAACCCCCTTGGAGCCTTACTTTTAGAGATGCCGTGACTCTCGTCTCACGACCCTTTTCCTTGCACTGGTCAAGCACAGGTCCTGGTAACTGTGCTTTACACAACGATTTATCATCAGAGACTATAGAGCTAACTTGCTTGGAGAAATGAAATAATATTTATGAATATTTATACTTGGTATGATTTGGGTGCCAAATCTTGTAGAACACCTGGAACATTTActaaaaaaggttgaaagttattTTGAGTGTCCTAAATAATTGTCCTCTTATTTTGTTTTGCTAGACAGCCAGAGCAATATTGTTAGAAGAGTCTGTTTGTGGACCTTAAAAGCTGCAACATACTGGTGGCATCCAAAGATGTGCCATGCTCATCTCCTCAGCTGATTACTGAAGGGGAAAACATTATTATTACTCAGACTGACCTCACTAATATTTCTGCCACTGTAAAAAAATTCTACACCTGTCACTGTTTAGATTTTAGAACAAATAGTGGCTACGGATGGAACttttgtgcatgtgtatgtgtatgtAATTCACTTTACTTTTATCCATGAATCATCCTACCAGTGGGAGTGATGGGTAGTTGGCAAATTATAGGGCAAGAAAAAAGTTCAAAACATACTTTAACTTCCCGTAGATGTTCTCAATCTGAAATTCTGAATTATTGTGTGCCTGACTATATTTATGTTGCACAAGCATCCCTTAACTGCTCAAAATATTCCATTAGAAATGGTGTATTTGAATCTATGATTGCCGGGCATCACTGTTAACAATTATAAGAAATGGTGTGTTTTCTCTTCATTATTCTGGTGCATGCACTGTAGTGTATTGATTCCATCCTTTTTAGTTGTTTTTGCACATCATTTCTGTCAGCTGGATCTGCACAAATACCAACATTCCTGTTCGGTCTACCTTTTGCTTAACAATAGTGGACGTGGACCATTTACCTTCATTTTCTTACCATGTTTCCAGGATAAGATGAACCCCACAGCTCATGATCAGACaacacagcaacaaaaacaaaatggcCGAAGAGCAGTTGGTAGCTCGCAGACCTGGACAGTACGCGGCTCTTTCCTCCTTCATTTCACTCGGTCATCGTGAGCAAAACTATGTACTGACAAGCTCTATTTTCTACAGCGGTATGGTGTTCTGCTACCAAGCCAGCAGACACGGAAGCTAAAAGAATGGGTTCTAACTGATGAACAACAACAAGTAGTCAATGCTAGTGGTCTTGGACATCTTGCTCTTACGACAGGATTTACCATTGACCGTTCCTTGCTTACAGCCTTCTGTGAGAGATGGAACAATGAAACAAATACTGCACATTTCATGGGATTTGAAATGGCACCGTCTCTCCGTGATGTATCATATATTCTAGGAATTCCAGTGACTGGTCATGTGGTGACGGCAGAACCCATCGGTGATGAAGCTGTGAATCGCATGTGCTTGCATTACTTAGGACAGAGCCCTGGAAGCGGAGAGCAACTATGTGGGTTGATCAGATTAACCTGGTTGTACAGGAAATTCCATCAACTGCCAGAAAACCCCACCATCAATGACATTGCATTCAGCACCCGAGCGTACCTTCTATATTTGGTTGGCTCCACCTTATTTCCCGACACAATGAGGGGATTTGTATCCCCAAGATATCTACCACTTTTGGGGGATTTCAGGAGGATACATGAGTATGCTTGGGGGGCTGCAGCCCTTGCTCATTTGTACAGAGGATTGTCTGTCGCGGTAACACCAAATGCTACTACCCAGTTTCTCGGCAGTGCAACTTTGCTCATGGTATTGTCTCTTGTGTATTTCTATTGTTATATCTCTAGCTTTGTACCATCTTGGTAACTGATTAGAGATTTGCCTTGTTATCTCTAGCTTTGTGCCATCTTGTTCACTAATTAGAGATTTCCCTTGTTTCCACAAGGCTTGGATTTATGAGTATATTCCTTTGACTCAACCCCAACAAAAGAATCAGAACACGTTGCTGCCCCGGGCATgtcgatggaactttggaggaacaACACGTGGGCAGAGAAAGAAAGTTGTGGAATGGAGAAAGGATTTCGAGCAGCTTCAGTTGTCCGATGCAAGTGCAAAttacctactccctccgtcacggtttagaagacacagttaaacttgcgtgcgttttcaaaatagacaaggtttaagacgcgaaagcaattactcttattaattagtactagtactagtcatgcatgcgccctcccaatttgctgctcacgcattagtactagtattttctcagatgattaggcgcattagcatctacacctgctacatctaacaaccaatcgatgactaccttggtcccagagattttcaggcgtgccttctaaaccgtgacggagggagtattttgtaAATTTATTCCTACAAATGAACCGCTGTTGAATTAATTTTATCTTAATCATTTCTTCAGGTCAACTGGAATCCTTACAAGGACATAAATCCAGCGATTGTTCCAGGATATTGCATCGCAGCAGATAACATTTGCTACTCTCGGACATGGCTAATCAGCTTTAACATAAAAGAGGTGTATGTACCTGACCGGTTCAATAGGCAGTTTGGGAGGGAGCAAGGTCGCCTCCATCAGGTGCCAATGTGGGCAAGAAGAACTTGGAGTAAGGGGAAAGATTGGAGGGTTGAGTATGCTCGTGAgattgaggacttccatcagttggTTGGCTGTCGTTTTATCCCTTCTATGGAAGCTAATATAAACTCCCTCCCGAATGAGTCTGTAGCTGGACAGAGTACTGCCAGGTGCAGCCGGAATGCATCTCAAAACTTCTCTATGATGGTAAGCCCTCAATAGGAATCTATTTCTTCGCACATTTTTAGTACGAGGGTGATCCTTGATGTGATCATTGGTtgtgggctataggttgaagatttAAAGAATGATCTCCCGGTAATTGATCGTTATCTGGAGGGACAGGTACTCCCCGTAGAGGTTGCAAGCTTCCTAGAGAGGGTGAGTACGATGATCAAAACTTACTCCCCATCACAGAGCAACGCAAGGAAAGATGAAGCAGCCCAGAGCAAGAATGTCAGAGCAAAGAACCCAAGAAAGAGGGCGAGAAAACCTTTGATCTCTGAAGATCCTTCAAGCCCTCAGGATTCTGGGGTGGACCGGTATGCAGGTGCGCTGGTGCCTTATCAGGCTAGCAAGTGTGACAGGGTGGTGGATGGCACCGTGCCTCTGCTAAACAGAGGGGAAGTGCTGAAGGAAAATGAGGTGATGGATCCCTGGCAAATGTCGCATTTGACAGCAGAGTCGTCTTCGTCTGGAGATTCGGGCTTTCCGGAatcaaggaggtggaggcggaggcGTGAGGAATCCGGAACCCCGAGGAGCAATGCGGGTGTCCGAAGGAGTGGAAGGATGTGCGGGCAGCTCAAAATGTTGAAGCACAGGGACGGGGTTGGGGCCGAGGAGACCAACGAGATCTTGCTGTGATAGGTTGCCCGTTTGGTCTTGGACATTGTTGTACAAAGAAGTGGACCTGTTGTGGCGCTGCCCGTGGTGTGAAAACCTAGCCCATTCGCGGTCTGGACAGCTCATCTGTGTGTGAGCCCAGATGGGCAAGGGTAGATGCCGCAACCTTTGTGGTGTATGCACCGGATGTGCTATATATCCTCTCCAGTTAATCTGCGTCACTTGTTTTTTTGGTGATGCTGTGCATTGTGGCCCTTTGTTTTTCTTGTGTCGTAGATATCCGGCCATGACAGAATATGCAATAATCTTCTCTGCGGTGGTAGAATGTTGCACTGGGAGTTGGGAGTAGGCCGTCGCTACTcttgtagtactagtagtagtagtagtagtaaaatAAAATACTACAGTATCATGTGCGGTGGTCTCTCAGAACTTCATGTTGGGAACACGTCCAATCATGATTTTTTGACATGGAATGTTGCAGTCATGGTGAGAATGTATGTAGGGCGTGCCCCGGATGGATGGTTGCTTCTGGTTAGATCTACCTACTAAGCAACAAGAAACAATCTGGTGAGATGGTGTGTTGTTGATTTGCACCGTTAAGAGAAAGTGAGGCAAGGCAGCAGGGAGTAGCACCATTCAGGAATTGCCATAAAGTTGGACTGCTCTTctatcaaaaataaaataaaatggattGCTCTACAGAAAAAGAGGGAGCAATGCATGTTGTCCTGGGTGCTACGTTTCGGCTTCACGGGCGTCCATTGGACCCGCATGTCAGTGCGAGGCTTTCCTTTCCTTTCCCAAAGGAGTCAAAGTCAGGTCTGTCAGTCATAATAATATGACCGCCaagagcagagcagagcagagaGCAGTCCGTTCGTCGCCCAAAACCCGCTGCCCTTGCCCATCCCAATTCCACTCCACACTTCCTTCGTCTTCCTGGGATTCACCCTggtttgctctctctctctcgatctcgATTGTATGTGCGTTTCAGTTCAGTTTCTTTTTCTGTCTAGGATCATCCTTTTCTTTTGTTTGAatgtaaaaaagaagaagaaaaaagggggTCGTCTAGGATTGGATCATCCTCTGCTCGTGATTGACTCGACTCGACTCGACTCGACTCGACTCGACTCAACTTGTACATTTCCTAATTCGCAGATTTCTCCTTCACCAGCCTCCATTCACTGCCCCAATTTCCCTCGCGCCATTGGGGTTTTTGGGGGCTTGCGTGTTGCCATGGTGGTGTGGTTTGAAGCCAGAGAACACAATTGTCCAGCATCTTCACTTTACAAGGGGAAATGTTCTCTCCCTTGAAAAAAACCCTTCACAATGCGAAATCAGTAATGGCCAGATGCGTTTCTCTGGTATTTTGTGACCCCTGTTTCTCATCTTATTTTGCCATGGTGTACTAAATTGCTGGATTATTTTCTTCTTCTGGCGCAAGTATCAACTTAGGGCTTGCTCCTCTTCCTCCGATGTATACTCAATTTTCTATGAGTGGTGGATTTCTTATACTAGTTGCATGATAGTGCATCTTTGTGTTTACTTCAACCATCGCCTTATTTGGCTGGCTGTTTACTAATAGTATCCTCTCTTTTTCTTACCTTGGGTATCTGTCGCATGTCAACCAGTCTGATTCTTATTCTTGTGCTAATGTAGTCAAGGCATATCACTGTGAACACaccatgatgatttttttttgaacgatcagggtgggggaggatccccacctGAATATATTGCTCAAAAAGCTGCCAAAGCCAAGAGTCACCCCTTGAGCTTTGGCCGATCCagtttatcatgaataatttttCAACACCTTCTTGTTGGTGTGTCATTTATGCTTTTATAGAATTCCGGTTTCCATGCCGTTGTCTTGTCTCACCTTCTTGTTGATTACAATCTGTATTTGCTTGCCCTTTTACCATTCAACTCCCAACAACTGGTTTTCATGATTAAATGCAATTTAAATGCCAAACCATTGAAAATCTGAAATATACATTTTTCCTAGCTTCCTGTTACCACACATCATGTATGCTCTGTTCAGACCTTCCATTAATTTCACAATGTACTTTATCCTAACAATATATCCTGTCTGTGGTTCTTATTTTGCATACACTTATTACATGACTCTTCCTGAACATTtactgtagtttttgttgttgttgctgctttcTCTTTTGGACTTTGCGGTCCTTTCCTGGTCTGTAAGCTTTTATCCTCTCTTAATATAAGACATGCAGCCCTCGTGCATGGTTTGAATTTTTGCTTACTGTATTTCGTTCCATTTGAAAGAACTATATCTGGCGTTCTATCTCTATGCAGAACTAAATGGAATCCTCGGAGGCGGTACCAACAGGCAAAAGTCGCAATCAGGTACTTATGTTCATAAACAAGTGACACCAAATTTGCCAGACCTTCCTTTGGTTCCTTCATGTATAACTTGTGGTGCTTAATCATGCAGGAAGCTCGTGAACTATTAGTGTGCCAGACGACGGAGGATCTCAAGACATGGAATCTGAACGAACAGCAGCAACAGTTAGTCGACGTCAGTGGGCTCGGCAATCTGAAATACATGGGTGATCTGGCCATCAACCGTACTGTGCTCAGGGTATTCTGCAAGCTTTGGAGCAAAGAAACGAACACAGCAAGGTTCCATGACTTTGAAATGGCACCATCACTCAGGGACACTGCCTACTTACTGGGTATTTCGATCTTAGGCCGTGCAGTGACCACCGGGGCTGTGCTCAACATGTCATCAGAACAGTTGTTCCTCCAATACCTGGGCCGAGTTCCTGGTAGCAAGGACTACAGGCGTAGCCATGTGAAGCTCTCTTGGTTATACTCCAAATTTAGTCAACTGTCGGAGCATCCCACTGATGAAGAAATTGCATGCAAAACAAGAGCATATCTCTTGTACTTGATTGGAGCAACTCTGTTTTCACACAAAGATAAGGGCTATGTCTCTCCAAAGTACTTACCGCTCTTGTCAGACTTTGAGAAGGTACGGGAGTATGCGTGGGGTGCTGCTGCTCTTGCTCATCTTTACAAGGCCCTCTCTACGGTAGTGTCTTCTCACTCTTCTGCCAGAATAAGACTATTTGGCAGCGCCACTCTGCTCATGGTATGTAAACACTCATTTATCAGACACAAATCTTATTTCAGTTTAGaaaagctcattttcttccatttcTATTTAACTTCCCAATCCTTTTTCTTTGTTGAATAAAAATTTCGCGTTAGGTTTGTGAGAAACAGTGATAATGTTACAGTAGACTAATTTGTTGGCACTAGCACCCATGGCATTTTCATTAATAAGATGGATGCCAAGCCTCGCCAAGGGTGGGTTGCGTGTGCACCCCCTGCCTCTACAGCCAACCGAGCGATGTTCGGTTCTCTGATGTTACTGCAGACTGGAAGAACTATATACAATTGCACAATGGAATAAGAGCTGAAAAAGCAGAAGTGAGATGTTACTTCATACAACTGAAAAAAAGGAATTGGATGTTAGGAAATAATAGGATGCCTTTTCTCCTTCATAGACTCTTTGCAGATAAAGTTGTTCTGACCTTATGGGTTCTTACTCTACTATTAGATTGTGAAAAAAGATTCTAATGTATTTTTTTAGTTCTTAGCATGTGAAGAAGTATACTATAAATAGGTTTATGAGAATATCGATGATACTACATTCACAGAGAAATATggacagaaaaagaaaaatgcaACCTAATCGCTTGTATTGATATACAGAACATCTATAAAGTTTTCGTCGCTGGATGTTGTCTAAGAATTTACAAAGTTGCTCATGGTTGACACTTGACACTTCTTAAAATGACAAAGAATTTCAACAGACAATTGGTAAGCAAAAAAAAAGAAAGCATTGGACGATTGGAAAGAATAAAATGTTTCCTTTTTTTCGAGTATTCTTTTTAAATTCAAGTTGTTCTAAGTTGTGACAGTGCTCCAGTATGGAAGTGTTCTAATGTATCTTTTGAGTTTTTGTGCAAAGGGGTGGATATATGAATATATTCCAGCGCTGCGCCCCGATATGGAGGATGGTCCAGCACTTGTCGTCCCACGAGTGTGTGGGTGGACCGGGCGCGTAATCTCCCAACCAGCAAAGGAAGCTTCAGATATGAAAAAAGCTTTCAGTCAGCTTCGAGTTTCAGATGTGAGTCTACCTTTTGGTTCGGTAATTCGTAGCCATACTTTAACCTTTCTTAATAGTTATGGCTACGAATGGAGTAGGACAGTTCTTATACCTTTTCCATAGTGTCAAAAagttcttatattatgggacggagggagtacttgcccTTTGAATTTGACCATAAAAAGTATGTGATCTTAGGTGAACTGGGAACCTTACAAGGGCGTGGATCCTGCATCTATTCCCAACATCTGTTTGGCACCCGTCTGCTTCTCCAGAACATGGCTGATAAACTTTAACGTGAGGGAAGTATATCTCCCAGATCGGTTTGCTCGTCAGTTTGGTCAAGAACAGCATCCGCTCGGCGATGTCCGTGGGTTCCAGCGGCACCAGTGGAATGCATCAGTGGATTGGAGCCTCGAGTATGCATCAGAGATCAAACATTTTGAGCAGTTGATCAATGCTACTCGTCCTGATCGTACGACAGTTCCTGCCACTGGTAACACCACTGAAGATGTTTTTACACCAGCGAGGACGGCACGAGAACTTTCTGGTCTCAATTTGCTTACAGTGGTAAACTCTGGTCTATAAAGGTAATGCTTATGAGGCAAGTTTTGTCCAGTCTAAGTGACCTATCATATAATTGTAGGTGGAGAGCATCAAGAAGGAGCTCCCAATCATCACACGATTTCTCGAGCAACGGTCACTTCCGGTGGAGGTGGCCACGTCTATTGCTCGGATCCATGAATTGCTAAAGGATTCTCTCTTGAAGGAAGGAAATGCCGCTGTTGGTCCTCGGGGCGAGGGGACCTATGAGTTGACTGCATCACAACCATCTGCCATACCAATGTGCGAAGAAGCGATCATCGGCACACCACATGGGCCTGTGCCTGATGAAGCGGTGCAGAACGGCAGCGATCATCTTGTGCAGGAATACTGTGACAAGCCgatgggggaggaggaggacggcaAGGCAGGGGACGTTCCTGGCACACCGGGGGAAGAGGAGGCATCGGAAGGGAGTAAGGACAGTGAGGAGGACGGAGGCCATAAGGGGCGGAAGCGACCGCTTCGGAGGAGCAATCGAAGCTGCGTGCAGGCCAAGAGGTTCAATAACCGGGGAGGGAAAGGGTCCTTTGCCTCTGACCCCATCGTGCTGTGACTGTGACCGCCGCATCATTCATTCCGCGCCTTAGCCTTGCATCTACTCCTtccataagagcatttagatcaaacgcttttatattagttgGACGCGGCTATCGAACGCAGTGGCGCCCGCGTGAATTAGTTGACGCCAGTCAACGACATGCATTTATTAATGTTTTAAAAATTTATAACTTTTGAACTGGGCGTCAGAATAACGATTTGTTTTCATGGTTGTGTGTCTTATGACGAGTTCTTCAAACCTAGATTCCATATGGATATGTTTCGGCAAACTTTTTTTAAGCAACTGTGTGTGCTAGAtgaggcaactttagtgctaTAGGCAAGCAACTCCTTTCTCCCCTTAGTATGATTATTTATCAGCAAAGAATTCTTGTAAGTTGGTTACCATGACTAACAGTTGACTAGATTCACCTCTAAAAACTTTATATAATTAAACAATAATGATCAGTTGTCTACAAATACTGTAAAATTGCTCAATTTTAACGCCCAGTTGCCTACAAAATACTATAAAGTTGCTCAATTTTGATGCTTAGTTGCCTATTACTGATGGTCAATTGCCTACGGGTAATGTTTAGTTGCATGTCATTAATGCTCAGTTGCCTGCTATTTGTGAATAGTTGCCATAATTGCACTCGAGTATCACAAAATAGTAAGCAACTTTTAGTGTGTTTTTTGCGCAACTCTAGTGCATTCAACAAGCAACTCATATGTATACATACGATGCAATGCATCTAGCATCAAAGTACTTCTGCTtagcactaaagttgcctcatctagcatcgaagttgtttttgaaaaaaatcttaaaaacatatTCATATGGGATCTCGTTTTGAAGAGTTCGTCACGAGGAACCCAATGGTAAAAACATATCATAATTTCGACACAAGGGTTGATAGTTATAGCTTTTTGATTTTTTACACATGAATTAATGGACATCCAACTTATACAGAGTCGAGCATGCACATCCGACGTATAACTTAATCATTTCAGTTTGGAAATAGCTGACCACATTTGTCATGTGGTTGCTAAAGGGTGAAGTTATTTAACCTTCTAGTCATGATAGATAATTTTAAAGAAATTTTCGTTGATAGGCGATCATACTACGCATACTAATAAGAAGTTGCTTCTCTTTAGCACTAAAGTTGCCTAAATATCATCCCACAGTTGCTTAAAAAAAAGTTTGTCGAAACCTATCCATATtgaatctagttttgaagagctcgtcgtaagaaACACAACCGTGAAAACAGATCATCGTTCTGACGCTCGGTTTAAAAGTTATAGTATTTTAAAAAACGAAATAAAGTGGAATGACGTGGTGCCTCAGGGTGCGCTCGTTCCACCCAAATAGTGCAGCTGCACTTTTTAGTATTTgtgatattagtttacagagggagtaccatTTTATTGCTGCACATTACTCCCTCGTTCCTAAGTACTCCCTcagtctcaaaattcttgtcttatatttgtctagatatgaatgtatctagtcatgttttaatatttagatacatttatttctagacaaatctaagacaaaaaaTTTGAGTAAAAGGGAATACTTCGTATTTGTATTTCATTACAAgatacatatgaatgtatatagacataatttaaaatatagattctttcattttacttcgtatgtagttcgtagttacccccccccccccaaatgtaGTTCATAGTTAAATCTTTAAATAATAAATAGTTAAGAACCGAGGGAGTACATTGCATGTTTGCTcgggcttgttcggttaatcctcttttcaagacaattagaggggATTGATGAGGATTGGAACATATTTTGACTTACATACAAGGGTTTTAAATCTCCCTCAAACCCCTTCAATCCTCTTGAATCCACAAGCAACCAAACACGACCCTAGTTAATTTTCTATGATTGGTTACTCTGATGTAATTTTCTATGATTTGTTACGCTTAGATTTATGCGGGGACGTGACACATGTGGCAAGCAATTCAGATTATTCAAAAGGATTTATGCTAGGACGTGGACGGCTAGATGCCCATACGGGAAATTTTCCCTCTTG
This window encodes:
- the LOC123425945 gene encoding protein MAIN-LIKE 2-like isoform X1, encoding MSFSSGGPRLLHSPLSRLRLRPSPSPQGKGRERRCPNTVQQSNSLRRRRLAVCHLPPLAGEQDKMNPTAHDQTTQQQKQNGRRAVGSSQTWTRYGVLLPSQQTRKLKEWVLTDEQQQVVNASGLGHLALTTGFTIDRSLLTAFCERWNNETNTAHFMGFEMAPSLRDVSYILGIPVTGHVVTAEPIGDEAVNRMCLHYLGQSPGSGEQLCGLIRLTWLYRKFHQLPENPTINDIAFSTRAYLLYLVGSTLFPDTMRGFVSPRYLPLLGDFRRIHEYAWGAAALAHLYRGLSVAVTPNATTQFLGSATLLMAWIYEYIPLTQPQQKNQNTLLPRACRWNFGGTTRGQRKKVVEWRKDFEQLQLSDVNWNPYKDINPAIVPGYCIAADNICYSRTWLISFNIKEVYVPDRFNRQFGREQGRLHQVPMWARRTWSKGKDWRVEYAREIEDFHQLVGCRFIPSMEANINSLPNESVAGQSTARCSRNASQNFSMMVEDLKNDLPVIDRYLEGQVLPVEVASFLERVSTMIKTYSPSQSNARKDEAAQSKNVRAKNPRKRARKPLISEDPSSPQDSGVDRYAGALVPYQASKCDRVVDGTVPLLNRGEVLKENEVMDPWQMSHLTAESSSSGDSGFPESRRWRRRREESGTPRSNAGVRRSGRMCGQLKMLKHRDGVGAEETNEILL
- the LOC123425945 gene encoding uncharacterized protein LOC123425945 isoform X2 yields the protein MSFSSGGPRLLHSPLSRLRLRPSPSPQGKGRERRCPNTVQQSNSLRRRRLAVCHLPPLAGEQDKMNPTAHDQTTQQQKQNGRRAVGSSQTWTRYGVLLPSQQTRKLKEWVLTDEQQQVVNASGLGHLALTTGFTIDRSLLTAFCERWNNETNTAHFMGFEMAPSLRDVSYILGIPVTGHVVTAEPIGDEAVNRMCLHYLGQSPGSGEQLCGLIRLTWLYRKFHQLPENPTINDIAFSTRAYLLYLVGSTLFPDTMRGFVSPRYLPLLGDFRRIHEYAWGAAALAHLYRGLSVAVTPNATTQFLGSATLLMVNWNPYKDINPAIVPGYCIAADNICYSRTWLISFNIKEVYVPDRFNRQFGREQGRLHQVPMWARRTWSKGKDWRVEYAREIEDFHQLVGCRFIPSMEANINSLPNESVAGQSTARCSRNASQNFSMMVEDLKNDLPVIDRYLEGQVLPVEVASFLERVSTMIKTYSPSQSNARKDEAAQSKNVRAKNPRKRARKPLISEDPSSPQDSGVDRYAGALVPYQASKCDRVVDGTVPLLNRGEVLKENEVMDPWQMSHLTAESSSSGDSGFPESRRWRRRREESGTPRSNAGVRRSGRMCGQLKMLKHRDGVGAEETNEILL
- the LOC123425945 gene encoding protein MAIN-LIKE 1-like isoform X3, whose amino-acid sequence is MRKISRRILWIFSRHLFIDKMNPTAHDQTTQQQKQNGRRAVGSSQTWTRYGVLLPSQQTRKLKEWVLTDEQQQVVNASGLGHLALTTGFTIDRSLLTAFCERWNNETNTAHFMGFEMAPSLRDVSYILGIPVTGHVVTAEPIGDEAVNRMCLHYLGQSPGSGEQLCGLIRLTWLYRKFHQLPENPTINDIAFSTRAYLLYLVGSTLFPDTMRGFVSPRYLPLLGDFRRIHEYAWGAAALAHLYRGLSVAVTPNATTQFLGSATLLMAWIYEYIPLTQPQQKNQNTLLPRACRWNFGGTTRGQRKKVVEWRKDFEQLQLSDVNWNPYKDINPAIVPGYCIAADNICYSRTWLISFNIKEVYVPDRFNRQFGREQGRLHQVPMWARRTWSKGKDWRVEYAREIEDFHQLVGCRFIPSMEANINSLPNESVAGQSTARCSRNASQNFSMMVEDLKNDLPVIDRYLEGQVLPVEVASFLERVSTMIKTYSPSQSNARKDEAAQSKNVRAKNPRKRARKPLISEDPSSPQDSGVDRYAGALVPYQASKCDRVVDGTVPLLNRGEVLKENEVMDPWQMSHLTAESSSSGDSGFPESRRWRRRREESGTPRSNAGVRRSGRMCGQLKMLKHRDGVGAEETNEILL